In Caldilineales bacterium, the following proteins share a genomic window:
- a CDS encoding biotin/lipoyl-binding protein, with protein sequence MKYQSQVENSTYTVEIDADGQILVENAKVDASLLQVGPLGLYSLLIDKRSLELVVEETQHGYRVSFGSHTFDVRVADERQLKLAGKRTDLGATGGDIQVKAPIPGLVVRVLVRAGDAVQTGQSIAILEAMKMENELRATREGVVSEVRVKAGERVEQGAILLVIH encoded by the coding sequence ATGAAATATCAATCTCAGGTCGAAAACAGCACCTACACCGTCGAAATCGACGCCGATGGCCAGATCTTGGTCGAGAACGCAAAGGTCGATGCCAGCCTTCTCCAGGTCGGCCCGCTTGGTTTGTATTCGCTGTTGATCGACAAGCGGTCGTTGGAGTTGGTGGTCGAAGAAACTCAGCACGGTTATCGCGTTAGCTTCGGCAGTCACACCTTCGATGTCCGGGTGGCCGACGAACGCCAACTGAAACTCGCGGGCAAGCGCACCGACCTGGGCGCGACCGGCGGTGATATTCAGGTCAAAGCGCCCATCCCCGGCCTGGTCGTGCGCGTCCTTGTCCGTGCCGGCGACGCCGTCCAGACAGGACAATCGATCGCCATCCTCGAAGCGATGAAGATGGAGAACGAACTCCGGGCGACGCGCGAGGGCGTCGTCAGCGAGGTGAGGGTCAAAGCCGGCGAGCGCGTCGAGCAGGGCGCCATCTTGCTGGTGATTCATTGA